A DNA window from Thiothrix subterranea contains the following coding sequences:
- the traU gene encoding conjugal transfer pilus assembly protein TraU, translated as MKRNHPVTPAQLASLTCLLWLCLSALTAAQAAEATCTGKFANPITDICWSCIFPLTIGGAKVMDMGQEDTANPGGAVCACGTKVGLKVGFWEPVRQVEVVRKPFCLTSLGGIDLDPGFAAPAAGRKRGEESGVTTSFYQAHWYANPILYWLEVLLDNACLDKSPFDIAYLTELDPLWADDELTYLLNPDVTLFANLPAQAACAADCVAASSGFPSANLFWCGGCQGSLYPLNGHVQHHIGGVQASSLLMQRLTAKMHRQGLIWSADGDEGLCGYYPQWQMDKSNYKYQMLFPVPQTQKLAGKCCQPYGRTTTQWGAGKEFPYQGEDFAYLIFRKRNCCQGVGSALPGGGTAY; from the coding sequence ATGAAGCGCAATCATCCCGTCACGCCCGCACAACTTGCCAGCCTCACCTGCCTGCTGTGGCTATGCCTGTCGGCGCTGACGGCTGCCCAGGCTGCCGAAGCCACCTGCACCGGCAAGTTTGCCAACCCCATCACCGACATTTGCTGGTCGTGCATTTTCCCGCTGACCATCGGCGGAGCCAAGGTGATGGACATGGGGCAGGAAGACACCGCCAACCCCGGCGGCGCGGTGTGCGCTTGCGGCACCAAGGTCGGCCTCAAGGTAGGCTTCTGGGAGCCGGTACGGCAGGTGGAAGTGGTGCGCAAACCGTTTTGCCTGACCTCACTCGGTGGCATCGACCTTGACCCCGGCTTTGCCGCCCCAGCCGCTGGGCGCAAGCGCGGTGAGGAATCCGGTGTCACCACCTCGTTCTATCAGGCGCACTGGTACGCCAACCCGATCCTGTACTGGCTGGAAGTGTTGCTGGACAACGCCTGTCTGGACAAATCACCCTTCGACATTGCCTACCTGACCGAACTTGACCCACTGTGGGCAGACGATGAACTGACCTACCTCCTCAACCCGGATGTGACCCTGTTTGCTAACCTGCCCGCCCAAGCGGCTTGTGCTGCCGATTGCGTGGCAGCCAGCAGCGGTTTCCCCAGCGCCAACCTGTTCTGGTGCGGTGGTTGCCAGGGCAGCCTGTACCCGCTCAACGGGCATGTGCAACACCATATTGGCGGGGTGCAAGCCTCCAGCCTGCTGATGCAGCGCCTCACCGCCAAAATGCACCGCCAGGGGCTGATCTGGTCAGCGGATGGCGATGAGGGCTTGTGCGGCTACTACCCGCAATGGCAGATGGACAAAAGCAATTACAAGTACCAGATGCTGTTCCCAGTGCCGCAGACGCAAAAGCTGGCGGGCAAGTGCTGCCAGCCCTACGGGCGCACCACCACCCAGTGGGGTGCAGGCAAGGAGTTTCCCTATCAGGGTGAAGACTTTGCTTACCTGATCTTCCGCAAACGCAACTGTTGCCAAGGTGTGGGTAGCGCCCTGCCGGGCGGCGGCACGGCGTATTAA
- the trbC gene encoding type-F conjugative transfer system pilin assembly protein TrbC: protein MKQLLWLLLASWALTPPLWAETLPSEAQMEAAGHKAATLMAAPELSAGKLEAAGRVIHDLPLPTPTGNVLDKLFAQVQQPLQPATTGTPALMILVSLAMPKAALQHLAQQADQAGAVLVLRGLVEDSFDKTTQAIHGILGDTAGDSTFQINPTVFRRYQVQDVPTFILAKTPATSADTCVLGDDYVAVRGDATLAYALRKLGGHTGWETASHHYLQAMGEKP, encoded by the coding sequence ATGAAGCAGCTATTGTGGCTATTACTGGCAAGCTGGGCGCTCACTCCACCGCTCTGGGCAGAAACCCTGCCTAGCGAAGCGCAAATGGAGGCGGCGGGACACAAAGCCGCCACCCTCATGGCAGCCCCAGAATTGTCGGCTGGCAAGCTGGAAGCGGCTGGGCGGGTGATCCACGACCTGCCGCTACCCACCCCAACGGGCAACGTGCTGGACAAGCTGTTTGCCCAAGTACAACAGCCCTTGCAGCCCGCAACGACGGGGACACCCGCCCTGATGATCCTGGTCTCACTCGCCATGCCCAAAGCCGCCCTGCAACACCTTGCCCAACAGGCCGACCAAGCCGGGGCAGTGCTGGTGTTACGCGGATTGGTGGAGGATTCCTTCGACAAAACCACCCAGGCTATCCACGGCATCCTGGGTGACACAGCGGGCGACAGCACCTTCCAGATCAACCCCACGGTGTTCCGCCGCTATCAGGTGCAGGATGTGCCGACCTTTATCCTTGCCAAAACACCCGCCACCAGCGCGGACACCTGTGTACTGGGGGATGACTACGTAGCGGTGCGCGGTGACGCCACCCTGGCGTATGCCCTGCGCAAGCTGGGTGGGCATACCGGCTGGGAAACCGCCAGCCACCATTACCTGCAAGCCATGGGGGAAAAACCATGA